One Candidatus Nitrososphaera evergladensis SR1 genomic window carries:
- a CDS encoding FAD-dependent thymidylate synthase: MAADDHGAFLDSFTDEEKAVLAGHFSNADRAVFAVTTPRQVDRGALMSRYSRTDKSMRRVFLDEFAKNPNRGEEFYRKVLLEYGDDSVAELGEAQVALEGISNIAAKKIEDRRIGLSYLEKSSRYVPFDKKVAGGMYRYLREGRIMSSRHADHYLAACDLAFDTYSKSLLAMTNFLEEQEPIDKFSFFDSSLQKERQFGGLREQKDIDAAQRIYRATIRAKALDLLRGLLPASTLTNVGITGNGRAFEYLLTIMHGSRLSELRSLGEQLFSELNGVIPSFVRRANDKYGQAMQAYFAKTENAVRDLAKKHLSGMNSESSPEKVRLLEPEDNFAAEVKVASAILYEQADGRPLEKVMRYVKSMPSQDRHGIIRAYTRYRENRRQRPGRAFEMVDCIFELFTNFGMFRDLHRHRVLTLERQLLSTRHGYDMPGEIKEAGLGKEFQECMSASKDAYEAIAKEMPEEAQYVVNFAYRYPYFMKMNLREACHMVELRTVPQGHPDYRQVCQEMYRQLQKAHPVLAEGIKFADMNSYQLERFDAEKRTEKKRQESERQ, encoded by the coding sequence GTGGCGGCTGATGACCATGGTGCGTTTTTAGACTCTTTTACTGATGAAGAAAAAGCAGTGCTTGCGGGCCACTTTTCAAACGCCGACAGGGCGGTGTTTGCGGTAACTACCCCAAGGCAGGTGGACAGGGGCGCGCTGATGTCCCGGTATTCCCGGACTGACAAGAGTATGCGCCGGGTCTTTCTTGACGAGTTTGCCAAGAACCCAAACCGGGGCGAAGAGTTTTACCGCAAGGTCTTGCTTGAATACGGCGACGACTCGGTCGCCGAGCTTGGCGAGGCGCAAGTGGCCCTTGAAGGCATATCAAACATTGCCGCAAAAAAGATAGAGGACCGCAGGATCGGGCTTTCGTACCTGGAAAAATCGTCTCGCTATGTCCCGTTTGACAAAAAGGTCGCCGGCGGCATGTATCGCTATCTGCGGGAAGGCCGCATAATGTCGTCAAGACATGCGGACCACTACCTTGCGGCATGCGACCTTGCCTTCGATACTTATAGCAAGAGCCTGCTAGCCATGACAAATTTCCTCGAAGAGCAAGAGCCGATAGACAAGTTCTCGTTCTTTGATTCTTCGTTGCAAAAGGAAAGGCAGTTTGGCGGCCTACGGGAGCAAAAGGACATCGACGCCGCGCAGCGCATATACCGGGCTACGATAAGGGCCAAGGCGCTTGACCTTTTGCGCGGCCTCCTGCCTGCCTCCACCCTGACAAACGTCGGCATAACCGGCAACGGCAGGGCGTTTGAATACCTTCTCACGATAATGCACGGCTCGCGCCTTTCAGAGCTGCGCTCACTTGGCGAGCAGCTGTTCTCTGAACTTAACGGCGTAATACCATCGTTTGTCCGGCGCGCAAACGACAAGTACGGCCAGGCCATGCAGGCTTATTTTGCAAAGACGGAGAACGCGGTGCGGGACCTTGCAAAAAAGCACCTGTCCGGAATGAACTCAGAGTCAAGCCCTGAAAAGGTCCGGCTGCTAGAGCCGGAGGACAACTTTGCCGCCGAAGTCAAGGTGGCCTCTGCCATCCTGTACGAGCAGGCTGACGGCAGGCCCCTTGAAAAAGTAATGAGGTACGTCAAGTCCATGCCGTCGCAGGACAGGCACGGCATAATCCGCGCATATACTCGATACCGAGAGAATCGCCGGCAGAGGCCCGGCCGGGCCTTTGAGATGGTTGACTGTATCTTTGAACTGTTCACCAACTTTGGCATGTTCCGCGACCTGCACCGCCACCGTGTGCTCACGCTTGAGCGGCAATTGCTGTCTACGAGGCACGGCTATGACATGCCCGGGGAAATCAAAGAAGCCGGCCTTGGCAAAGAGTTTCAAGAGTGCATGTCTGCGTCAAAAGATGCCTACGAGGCGATTGCAAAAGAGATGCCGGAGGAGGCGCAGTACGTCGTCAATTTCGCGTACCGCTATCCCTACTTTATGAAGATGAACCTGCGCGAGGCCTGCCACATGGTCGAGCTTCGTACAGTGCCGCAGGGCCACCCTGACTATCGACAGGTCTGCCAGGAAATGTACAGGCAGCTGCAAAAAGCCCACCCCGTCCTTGCGGAGGGGATCAAGTTTGCAGACATGAATTCATACCAGCTGGAGCGCTTTGACGCCGAAAAGCGCACCGAGAAAAAGAGGCAGGAATCTGAAAGACAGTGA
- a CDS encoding CdvA-like protein, translated as MSEEKLAFVGKQVKDIYGTFIGKVVGIITEIDGEIESVGVDCGSAGIKQLPYEQLVVQGDFVFFIPKWRLEAQKLIRQKSLTLKRIKALHEIVAENDGMKEDAELVSIKYEKKLNELNEAEKAVGDKLAARLAELDAEAKQVKAVLFDAKLQFRSNEMKEETYQQVKINTDELVEHINNERTEIGNVRAKLSGLTIDNITTDSAATTTPTAPTVDSVPATATTAEPASHSSTTADSHGEPVTATPAEEKPITVTASSNNNNEEGHDAAWLNQVIQQQ; from the coding sequence ATGAGCGAAGAAAAGCTCGCATTCGTAGGCAAGCAAGTCAAGGACATCTATGGGACATTCATCGGAAAAGTAGTAGGCATAATCACAGAAATCGACGGCGAGATCGAAAGCGTCGGCGTGGACTGCGGCTCTGCAGGCATCAAGCAGCTCCCGTACGAGCAGCTGGTGGTCCAGGGCGATTTCGTGTTCTTTATTCCAAAGTGGAGGCTTGAAGCGCAGAAACTCATCAGGCAAAAGTCGCTCACGCTCAAGAGGATAAAGGCACTTCATGAGATTGTCGCAGAAAACGACGGCATGAAGGAGGATGCAGAGCTTGTGTCGATAAAATACGAGAAAAAGCTGAACGAGCTCAATGAGGCCGAAAAGGCAGTCGGCGACAAGCTGGCGGCGCGTCTTGCAGAGCTTGACGCAGAGGCCAAGCAGGTCAAGGCAGTGCTCTTTGACGCCAAGCTCCAGTTCAGGAGCAACGAGATGAAGGAAGAGACGTACCAGCAGGTCAAGATAAACACCGACGAGCTGGTCGAGCACATCAACAACGAAAGGACCGAGATTGGAAACGTGAGGGCCAAGCTGTCAGGGCTGACAATCGACAACATAACGACCGATTCAGCGGCAACAACAACACCGACAGCTCCTACAGTGGATTCGGTGCCAGCCACCGCCACGACTGCCGAGCCAGCTTCGCACTCTAGTACCACGGCAGACTCTCACGGAGAGCCAGTAACCGCTACGCCTGCAGAAGAAAAGCCGATAACGGTCACTGCAAGCAGCAACAACAACAACGAAGAAGGCCACGACGCGGCCTGGCTGAATCAGGTAATCCAGCAGCAGTAA
- a CDS encoding cytochrome c oxidase subunit I: MVLEAKQPRPMWEILFSTHHTDIGLLYIVFSITAVMIGGALAMGIRTELFLPGQQVFPDSTTFHRVFTTHGITMLFLWVLPFGAGVGNYLVPIMVRYKDMAWPKLNAIAFWMIPVAAGLIWLGFADTTWNLYPPYSTTKAPAPAADMLIFGLKILGLSSILGSINFIVTILKMKHPDLPLMKTSLFVWSIFTASLILLVSLPTFTTALIMLYTDRLGVTGFFDPTRGGDPIAYQHLFWFTFHPEVYVFVIPAIGMMYEIIPRFSRKPIFSYQSGVTAFVLLAIVSFASWGHHMFSTGESFTEKTVFMVGTLAAVPASAMHVFNWIATMWGGRVSFKSPMAYVVGGIVTFYLAGAGGVVNTAMPLDFITHDTYWVVGHMHLFLMGIITFAFIAFIYYLFPMMTGRMYNEKAAMIQFWLLFVGVSLTFITQHLMGLYGQPRRVFDYVPTEPLILMNQISTIGAWTIGTSMVLFIANLIHSAMKGRYADMNDPFQLGEVYYDYKRKEPHIEH; encoded by the coding sequence ATGGTCCTAGAAGCAAAACAACCTCGCCCCATGTGGGAAATTCTCTTTTCTACTCATCACACTGACATTGGGCTTCTCTACATAGTTTTCTCCATCACTGCTGTTATGATCGGAGGGGCGCTTGCTATGGGCATACGCACCGAGCTGTTCCTGCCAGGCCAGCAGGTCTTTCCAGATTCGACTACCTTCCACAGGGTGTTTACCACGCACGGAATAACGATGCTCTTTTTGTGGGTACTGCCTTTTGGAGCAGGGGTGGGGAACTACCTGGTACCAATCATGGTCAGGTACAAAGACATGGCATGGCCAAAGCTCAATGCAATCGCGTTCTGGATGATACCGGTGGCGGCGGGCCTGATATGGCTCGGGTTTGCAGACACTACGTGGAATCTCTACCCGCCTTATTCTACGACCAAAGCGCCAGCACCAGCTGCAGACATGTTGATATTTGGACTAAAGATACTTGGGCTTTCGTCAATCCTCGGCTCGATAAATTTCATAGTCACGATACTAAAGATGAAGCACCCGGACCTGCCGTTGATGAAGACATCGCTGTTTGTCTGGTCCATCTTTACTGCATCTTTGATATTACTGGTCTCGCTCCCGACGTTCACCACAGCGCTCATCATGCTGTACACGGACAGGCTTGGGGTAACGGGCTTTTTTGACCCGACAAGGGGCGGAGACCCGATAGCGTACCAGCACCTGTTCTGGTTCACGTTCCACCCTGAAGTGTACGTCTTTGTGATACCCGCCATAGGCATGATGTATGAGATCATTCCCAGATTTTCAAGAAAGCCCATATTCAGCTACCAGTCGGGAGTAACCGCATTTGTACTGCTGGCCATTGTAAGCTTTGCATCGTGGGGGCACCACATGTTCTCGACAGGCGAGAGCTTTACCGAAAAGACCGTGTTCATGGTAGGAACGCTTGCAGCGGTTCCTGCGTCTGCCATGCACGTGTTCAACTGGATAGCTACGATGTGGGGAGGCAGGGTAAGTTTCAAATCCCCGATGGCATACGTGGTCGGCGGGATAGTAACGTTCTACTTGGCCGGAGCCGGAGGCGTTGTAAACACCGCCATGCCGCTTGACTTTATCACGCACGACACCTACTGGGTAGTTGGGCACATGCACCTCTTTTTGATGGGGATCATCACTTTTGCCTTCATTGCGTTCATCTACTACCTGTTCCCCATGATGACCGGCAGGATGTATAACGAAAAGGCGGCAATGATACAGTTCTGGCTCCTGTTTGTCGGGGTGTCGCTTACTTTTATAACGCAACACCTCATGGGCCTGTACGGGCAGCCAAGGCGCGTGTTTGACTACGTGCCGACGGAGCCGCTCATCTTGATGAACCAGATCTCGACGATAGGCGCGTGGACAATCGGCACTTCGATGGTGCTGTTTATCGCAAACCTGATACACAGCGCAATGAAAGGCAGGTACGCGGACATGAACGATCCATTCCAGCTTGGAGAAGTATATTACGACTATAAAAGAAAAGAGCCGCACATTGAGCACTAA
- a CDS encoding flavin reductase family protein, whose product MPDIQDNAHRYFATSVALVTTDGKSGKNVMAAEWAMQVSYEPMLIAIFIHDSPTLWNIKENGMFGVNIAADDQAEIVNIAGGYSGTEIAKLAIPQTFQTYAGKGVPMIKGCALACECKVMSVQEMGDHVMVVGEAISATFDEKKSPLIYTRGNYRKIGGKLASGRKTVRLSPKAFAEFKRMSGGQFVLKAAVAVVRDGRKTLFVRMESSSSWMLPAVVPERGTDYKKAVSLHLKSIGVQAQIEGIAGIERMMLKSGKQQSLRANFVVFSCTANAIKEDDDNNDNKKGWFLHPPRNLLLKSLLLFQKA is encoded by the coding sequence ATGCCTGACATACAGGATAATGCACATCGCTACTTTGCAACCTCAGTCGCCCTCGTGACCACCGACGGCAAGTCGGGCAAGAATGTGATGGCGGCAGAGTGGGCCATGCAGGTCTCGTACGAGCCGATGCTTATTGCAATATTTATCCATGACTCTCCGACATTGTGGAACATAAAAGAAAACGGCATGTTTGGGGTCAACATTGCCGCAGACGACCAGGCAGAGATTGTCAACATCGCCGGCGGCTATTCCGGGACAGAAATAGCCAAGCTTGCAATACCGCAGACTTTTCAGACATACGCCGGCAAGGGCGTCCCCATGATAAAGGGGTGCGCGCTTGCTTGCGAGTGCAAGGTTATGTCGGTGCAGGAAATGGGCGACCACGTGATGGTAGTTGGAGAGGCCATTTCTGCAACGTTTGACGAAAAGAAATCCCCTCTGATATACACGCGGGGAAACTACCGCAAGATTGGGGGCAAGCTTGCGTCGGGCAGAAAAACAGTGCGCCTGTCTCCAAAGGCGTTTGCCGAGTTCAAGCGCATGTCCGGCGGGCAGTTTGTGCTAAAGGCGGCAGTTGCAGTTGTCAGAGATGGTAGAAAGACGCTGTTTGTAAGAATGGAAAGCTCTTCGTCATGGATGCTGCCCGCAGTCGTGCCCGAAAGGGGCACGGACTATAAAAAAGCGGTTTCCCTGCACCTGAAGTCAATAGGCGTGCAAGCGCAAATTGAGGGAATCGCTGGAATTGAGCGCATGATGCTAAAGTCCGGCAAGCAGCAGTCGCTGCGGGCAAACTTTGTCGTGTTTTCCTGCACTGCCAACGCAATAAAAGAAGACGACGACAACAACGACAACAAAAAAGGATGGTTCCTGCATCCGCCAAGGAACCTGCTGCTAAAGAGCCTGCTGCTATTTCAAAAGGCCTGA
- a CDS encoding aspartate aminotransferase family protein, with protein sequence MNNDHYYYYESYIRRYKAKTGKSRRLYSRSEKLFPGGISHNIRYFEPYPFFVNAARGKTLFDVDGNKYTDYWMGHWALILGHSPPPVASALAKQAKNGTLYGVVNDVSVELAEAIQKLMPRAEMMRFSSTGSEATMYAVRLARAKTGRRVIAKAIGGWHGFNTTLMQTVNFPFEAEEGPGLVQDEGQYVESVPFNDLEASLKVLETIKDDLACVIIEPVLGGAGCIPPAKGYLEGLQEFCKKNGALFILDEIVTGFRLSLHGAQGTYGLEPDLFTLGKICGGGMPIGVVCGDKDIMSLADPVSIREKEARCAIGGGTFSANPATMAAGLATLDFLKKNERKVYGKVDRLGEMARKGLAKIFADAGVPCRVTGTNSIFLTHFVKEGTADVENATDVATSDKGKLVKYHTALMAEHGVFFLPTKMGAISYAHDEADVKKLLEATEKIASSGLLK encoded by the coding sequence ATGAACAACGACCACTACTACTATTATGAGAGTTACATAAGGCGCTACAAGGCAAAGACAGGCAAGTCAAGGCGCCTTTACTCAAGGTCAGAAAAGCTGTTTCCGGGAGGCATCAGCCACAACATCCGCTATTTCGAGCCGTACCCGTTCTTTGTGAACGCGGCAAGGGGCAAGACCCTCTTTGACGTCGACGGCAACAAGTACACTGACTATTGGATGGGCCACTGGGCCCTCATCCTTGGCCACTCGCCGCCGCCCGTTGCCTCTGCGCTTGCAAAGCAGGCAAAAAACGGCACCCTGTACGGCGTTGTAAACGACGTGTCCGTGGAGCTGGCAGAGGCCATCCAAAAGCTGATGCCAAGGGCGGAGATGATGCGCTTTAGCAGCACCGGCTCTGAAGCCACGATGTACGCAGTCAGGCTTGCCCGCGCAAAGACTGGAAGGCGCGTAATCGCCAAGGCGATAGGAGGCTGGCACGGCTTTAACACCACCCTGATGCAGACTGTCAACTTTCCCTTTGAAGCAGAAGAGGGACCGGGGCTCGTACAGGACGAGGGCCAGTACGTCGAGTCCGTGCCGTTTAATGACCTTGAAGCGTCGCTCAAGGTTCTGGAGACTATAAAGGACGACCTTGCGTGCGTCATAATAGAGCCGGTCCTTGGAGGAGCAGGCTGCATACCGCCGGCAAAAGGCTACCTTGAAGGGTTGCAGGAATTTTGCAAGAAAAACGGCGCACTTTTCATCCTGGACGAGATAGTGACTGGATTCAGGCTTTCGCTGCACGGCGCGCAGGGCACGTACGGGCTTGAGCCGGACCTGTTCACGCTGGGCAAGATCTGCGGAGGCGGAATGCCAATCGGGGTCGTGTGCGGAGACAAGGACATCATGTCGCTTGCCGACCCTGTTTCAATAAGGGAAAAGGAGGCGCGCTGCGCAATCGGCGGGGGAACGTTCTCGGCAAACCCTGCCACGATGGCCGCCGGCCTTGCCACGCTTGATTTCTTGAAGAAAAACGAGCGCAAGGTATATGGCAAGGTAGACAGGCTGGGCGAGATGGCAAGAAAGGGCCTTGCCAAGATATTTGCAGATGCTGGCGTCCCGTGCAGGGTTACTGGCACCAATTCAATTTTCCTGACGCATTTTGTAAAGGAGGGGACAGCAGACGTCGAAAACGCGACAGACGTTGCAACGTCTGACAAGGGCAAGCTGGTGAAATACCACACGGCACTCATGGCAGAGCACGGCGTATTCTTTTTGCCGACCAAGATGGGAGCCATCTCGTACGCGCACGACGAAGCAGACGTAAAGAAGCTCTTGGAAGCGACAGAGAAAATCGCCAGCTCAGGCCTTTTGAAATAG